Below is a genomic region from Rhododendron vialii isolate Sample 1 chromosome 5a, ASM3025357v1.
TTTTACGATCTATAATGAGAGAGACAAgagaaaagataaaatttaGAAGTAAAAAAAGGaggggttaaagtaattttaataaatagtaccgtaataaaaaaaaatttgattgcatGGTTATTTATTACTTAAAAAAgagtttaaaataattttttaaagtaaaaagttgaaaaaatgagaagattaaCGCTTTTCATTAGCTTCATCCGTTACAAATTAACGAAATTGAATGGCAGAGGCTTTATTGTTAATGGAATGGTAAGTTTAAGTGTCTTTTTGTTATTAGTTaaaatccaaacttttttttgtaaatttcctAAAAAttcagggttttttttataaaaaattttcCCTACTTTGAGAGGGAAGTCgagagaaaatgacaaacaaaataaatatttcttgattttttcaaaaaaaaaaattgtaattattttctcttatcTCCCACAAGTTCTAAACATAGTGCAGAAAATGAAGGAATTTCCCCTTCTATTATTTGGTTGCTaatggaaagagagaagaaagaggaaaaagttgaCAAGCAAATactaatagaaaaaagaaagaaagaaaggaagttaccattttatttcatttttacatttttccaTCAAAcactttttcttcatttctcttttgccaatttccaaacaggccctaaagTAGACGAAATGAAGAATCCAATAACCGCATTCGTTGCACAAGAGGGGAGAAAATACAACACCACCACTGTCTGGGACAACAAttcccctccaaaaaaaatacaagcaaAAGTTTGTTTACATGAATTTATCTGTACGTAATCGAATGCATATGTGTTTACTATGGTTCGATGCACATACTACAATGCTCATTATTTTATGAACTTCATGTGCATCGGACATTGATGTTCGAATATGTGcacatatatatttgtgtactttttTAAACAGAAAATCTGTGTATCTCCTCTTGTTCTTAAAAGATGAAAACTTCAAATTAAATGAATTTCACCAAGACCTGCTATTTCCACATTACGGGTCTCACGAGAGGATGTACATATACCACATCAATATAAACATCTGGAGTTCAAATCCACTAGATTTCCATAGCCGAGAAAAACGATGTAGCCGAATTTCCCTAACAAAATAGTCTCCAAACACAACTTCCAGACACAACCGAACACAACTATATTTGAAGCCGTGCGATGTAAGCGGGCATGCGGGCATCAAACGACTTTAGCTGCAGTTGTGTCCGGTGTTCCTAGCATTGCTATTTGCCTAATAAACATGATAAACATCCAGTGGCCCTACCAGTACGTTTTACATCTAAAACCAACCACAAAAGAGAGAGGCCAGGACCATCTACAGACACTTACATTAGTCTTCTTCTGTGCAACAAAAACTCAAACACTTGGCATGCGTTAACATCCACAACAAAACCCAACAAGCCTTCTAACCCTCCTCCTCTTCACCGCCACCATCTCCTCCAAACCCACCGCCCAACTCACAGATCCGGCCCCACAACCCCTCGCCAACCGGCACAACCGACAGCCTCGGCTGCCTAAACAGCACAAACCCCTTCAGCCCCTCATCCCCTTTCATCTCCTTCAAGTCCACCGCCCTCCTCATCTCCCCCACCGCCCTCACGTCCACGGCCCCGCCTTCGTCCCCGTCGTCCGAATACCATTCCCGGACGACGGAGACGACGCCCACCACGCAGCGGAGCTTGTGCCCCGAGTGGTAGAAGAAGCAGAGGTCGCCGACCCGCATCGTCTTGAGGTTCTTCTGGGCTTGCTTGTTTCTCACT
It encodes:
- the LOC131327991 gene encoding uncharacterized protein LOC131327991, encoding MWRAGVMHTQNFAAQMTQCPMLHSTISLGKLLAPKATLLSRHNRTPPKSTTIATTKPICFSLQHQKMGREKQYWLLKTEPGEWSWEDQSANGGLSKWDGVRNKQAQKNLKTMRVGDLCFFYHSGHKLRCVVGVVSVVREWYSDDGDEGGAVDVRAVGEMRRAVDLKEMKGDEGLKGFVLFRQPRLSVVPVGEGLWGRICELGGGFGGDGGGEEEEG